In Ptychodera flava strain L36383 unplaced genomic scaffold, AS_Pfla_20210202 Scaffold_43__1_contigs__length_1316584_pilon, whole genome shotgun sequence, the following are encoded in one genomic region:
- the LOC139128079 gene encoding poly [ADP-ribose] polymerase tankyrase-1-like: MTQYLLENGADANIGDKSNMTALHRAVRKNNAEISQHLIDNGADVNVLTEKRESALHTAALKNYPDMARLLVEKGADLETLNLEGFTAIQIAAECCHFEIVEYLLEKGADRRDIDKYKLHLAAGRGDRQLVEQYLLEDYDIEFKNAKLGHTALHWAAKNGAAEVIQTLLQHGAEVNSMDMLIDLYKASYEGHADVVRALIKAGANKESVNHDGHRAVHDAAAKGHLEVIKILLEEEADKNVLNAHGESPLIQAAEFGHADVVKVLLDAGADRHLPNDYGVYPICQIARRYNDYVVEHQGNTSEATFSMLKTLFYFLEAGSYVNTETKETLCKLQNIAKIICHRPNGQVEVHDILAKDIDDKVQHEFGIGSELSIMIFGMERQVLKTIIRLFGNRHVRSLILGNMDVSLINELEGRLGISHSVVIINSTSFNQYVTMSWLLDTVKVVCFIACDLVVPYKIQFLGRPNVLNVSHCKLMPKSEKQSNLNGRKHHSSSTEREN, translated from the exons ATGACGCAGTACCTTCTTGAAAATGGCGCCGATGCAAACATTGGTGATAAG TCCAATATGACGGCATTACACAGAGCTGTAAGGAAAAACAATGCAGAGATATCGCAACATCTTATAGACAATGGTGCTGATGTGAATGTCCTGACAGAG AAAAGGGAAAGTGCTTTGCATACCGCCGCCCTGAAGAACTATCCAGACATGGCGAGGCTATTGGTGGAGAAAGGAGCTGACCTGGAAACTTTGAACTTG GAGGGCTTTACCGCTATACAAATTGCAGCGGAATGTTGTCACTTCGAGATTGTGGAGTATTTATTAGAGAAGGGAGCTGACAGACGAGACATTGACAAG TACAAACTACACCTTGCTGCAGGGAGAGGAGACCGCCAACTGGTAGAGCAATATCTTCTTGAAGACTACGACATTGAGTTCAAAAATGCTAAA TTGGGACACACCGCGCTACACTGGGCCGCAAAGAATGGCGCTGCTGAAGTTATACAGACTCTATTGCAACATGGCGCTGAAGTGAACTCAATGGATATGCTG ATAGACCTTTACAAGGCGAGTTACGAAGGGCATGCAGATGTTGTCAGAGCCCTCATCAAAGCCGGCGCAAACAAGGAGAGTGTAAATCAC GACGGTCACAGAGCAGTTCATGACGCAGCGGCGAAAGGTCACCTCGAGGTCATAAAGATCCTCTTGGAAGAGGAAGCTGACAAGAACGTATTAAATGCT CATGGCGAGTCTCCACTGATCCAGGCAGCAGAATTCGGTCACGCTGATGTCGTCAAGGTCCTCCTGGACGCAGGTGCCGACAGACATTTACCGAATGAC TATGGAGTTTATCCAATATGCCAAATAGCAAGACGATACAAT GATTATGTGGTAGAACACCAGGGAAACACTTCAGAGGCAACCTTCAGCATGTTGAAgactttattttactttttggaAGCAGGCAGCTATGTGAATACGGAAACTAAG GAGACTCTATGCAAGCTGCAGAACATCGCAAAAATAATTTGTCACCGACCGAACGGACAGGTTGAAGTTCATGACATCCTTGCAAAAGATATTGATGATAAAGTTCAACATGAATTCGGTATTGGTAGTGAACTGTCAATAATGATATTTGGCATGGAGAGACAAGTCCTCAAGACGATCATAAGACTTTTCGGAAACAGACATGTGAGGTCTTTGATACTGGGCAATATGGATGTAAGTTTGATCAACGAATTGGAGGGTCGTTTGGGAATCTCTCACAGTGTAGTTATAATAAATTCTACATCCTTCAATCAGTATGTTACCATGTCTTGGTTGTTAGATACAGTGAAAGTTGTCTGTTTCATAGCTTGTGACCTTGTTGTGCCTTATAAAATCCAATTTCTCGGCAGACCGAATGTCTTGAATGTCAGCCATTGCAAGCTAATGCCTAAGTCAGAAAAACAGTCAAATTTGAATGGAAGGAAACACCACAGCTCCTCGACGGAACGAGAAAACTAA